The following are encoded together in the Chloroflexota bacterium genome:
- a CDS encoding sigma-70 family RNA polymerase sigma factor, with protein sequence MNDERVDELITLARAGDADAFGALYEHYAVRVYRFLLAHVAEPADAEDLLHRVFVKVIEALPRYESRGLPFGAWLFRIARNALIDFGRRDRPSAPIEALSLRPDEAQDPTAFIESAEERAALLAALDGLTGEQRDVLLYRFFAGLSPAEIGALMGKREGSVRALQFRALSRLRDSEGVRALRADRLVEGSA encoded by the coding sequence ATGAATGATGAACGAGTCGATGAACTCATCACCCTCGCTCGGGCGGGCGACGCTGACGCATTCGGTGCGCTGTACGAGCACTACGCCGTGCGGGTCTATCGATTCCTGCTCGCCCATGTCGCGGAGCCGGCCGACGCGGAAGATCTGCTCCATCGGGTGTTCGTCAAGGTGATCGAGGCATTGCCCCGCTACGAGAGCCGCGGTCTTCCGTTCGGGGCCTGGCTGTTCCGGATCGCCCGGAACGCGCTCATCGACTTCGGCCGTCGGGATCGCCCTTCCGCGCCGATCGAGGCGCTGAGCCTCCGGCCGGACGAGGCCCAGGACCCGACCGCGTTCATCGAGTCGGCCGAGGAGCGGGCGGCGCTCCTCGCCGCGCTCGACGGATTGACCGGCGAGCAGCGCGACGTCCTCCTCTATCGGTTCTTCGCCGGGCTCTCGCCGGCCGAGATCGGCGCACTCATGGGGAAGCGCGAAGGCAGCGTCCGCGCCCTCCAGTTCCGCGCCCTCAGCCGCCTCCGAGACAGCGAGGGCGTGCGAGCCCTCCGCGCCGATCGGCTCGTCGAGGGATCGGCATGA